The proteins below are encoded in one region of Streptomyces roseirectus:
- a CDS encoding zinc-dependent alcohol dehydrogenase — MSTQVVVQAPGEHRVEPHTPRRPEAGEALVRVHATGICGSDREVYQGNRPEGYVRYPLTPGHEWSGTVESVGAGVPSTLVGRKVVGEGFRNCQVCDRCHAGETTLCTDGYEETGFTQPGAMATTLTLPARLLHVLPDDADLTAAALLEPAACIAAAAIKANALPGERVAVVGTGTLGMFAVQFLKAGSPGELLVVGTRGDREALSRQFGASDFRTRDQELPDDFDVVIETAGSASAARTAASLLRRGGRLVLTGIPAAGADGLDPTDLVVRQLEVHTVFGAPPDAWAHTVRVFGAGLLDPLPLVTHELPLAEFSEAIELVGSGDPKVGKVLLKP, encoded by the coding sequence GTGAGCACCCAGGTAGTCGTCCAGGCGCCCGGCGAGCACCGGGTCGAGCCGCACACCCCGCGTCGGCCGGAGGCGGGCGAGGCGCTGGTGCGGGTCCACGCGACCGGCATCTGCGGCAGCGACCGCGAGGTGTACCAGGGCAACCGGCCCGAGGGGTACGTCCGTTACCCCCTCACGCCGGGGCACGAGTGGTCCGGGACCGTCGAGTCGGTCGGCGCCGGGGTGCCTTCAACTCTCGTAGGCCGCAAGGTCGTCGGGGAGGGCTTCCGCAACTGCCAGGTGTGCGACCGGTGTCACGCCGGCGAGACGACGCTGTGCACGGACGGCTACGAGGAGACCGGGTTCACGCAGCCCGGCGCGATGGCGACGACGCTGACGCTGCCCGCGCGGTTGCTGCACGTCCTGCCGGACGACGCGGACCTCACCGCCGCCGCGCTCCTCGAACCGGCCGCCTGCATCGCCGCCGCCGCGATCAAGGCGAACGCGCTGCCGGGCGAGCGGGTGGCGGTCGTCGGGACCGGGACGCTGGGCATGTTCGCCGTTCAGTTCCTGAAGGCGGGCTCGCCGGGCGAACTGCTCGTCGTGGGCACCCGGGGCGACCGGGAGGCGCTGTCGCGGCAGTTCGGCGCGAGCGACTTCCGTACGCGCGATCAGGAGCTGCCGGACGACTTCGACGTCGTCATCGAGACGGCCGGTTCCGCGTCGGCGGCCCGGACCGCGGCCTCGCTGCTGCGGCGCGGGGGCCGGCTGGTGCTGACCGGGATCCCGGCGGCGGGTGCGGACGGGCTCGACCCGACCGACCTCGTCGTGCGCCAGCTGGAGGTGCACACCGTCTTCGGGGCGCCGCCGGACGCCTGGGCGCACACCGTGCGGGTCTTCGGCGCCGGGCTGCTGGATCCGCTGCCCCTGGTCACCCACGAGCTGCCGCTCGCCGAGTTCTCCGAGGCGATCGAGCTGGTGGGGTCCGGGGATCCGAAGGTCGGCAAGGTGCTGCTGAAGCCGTAG
- a CDS encoding mandelate racemase/muconate lactonizing enzyme family protein encodes MRITGISTHVVGTPWRNLTYVQVHTDEGITGVGETRMLGHTDALIGYLREAEANHILGSDPFAVEDLVRRMKYGDYGRAGEIVMSGIAVVEMACWDIKGKALGVPVWQLLGGKVTDKVKAYANGWYTTERTPEAYHKAAQGVMARGYKALKIDPFGTGHFELDHEQSLYAVSLIEAVRDAIGPDAELMLEMHGRFSPSTAVRLAKELAPFKPAWLEEPCPPENLKALEKVAAKVDIPVATGERIHDRIEFRELFESQAVDIIQPDVGHIGGIWETRKLAATAETHYMLVAPHNVGGPVLTAASLQVGFTAPNFKILEHFNDFADAEIKKVVKGAPEVVDGYFQLSDAPGLGVELDVDAAAEFPQQQARFDLWAEGWEQRKPKGTQ; translated from the coding sequence GTGCGTATCACCGGAATCAGCACACACGTGGTCGGGACGCCGTGGCGCAACCTGACCTACGTCCAGGTGCACACCGACGAAGGGATCACCGGAGTCGGCGAGACCCGGATGCTGGGCCACACCGACGCACTGATCGGCTATCTGCGCGAGGCCGAGGCCAACCACATTCTCGGCTCCGACCCGTTCGCAGTGGAAGACCTCGTACGCCGCATGAAGTACGGCGACTACGGGCGCGCCGGCGAGATCGTGATGTCCGGCATCGCGGTCGTCGAGATGGCCTGCTGGGACATCAAGGGCAAGGCCCTCGGCGTCCCGGTCTGGCAGTTGCTCGGCGGCAAGGTGACCGACAAGGTCAAGGCGTACGCCAACGGCTGGTACACCACCGAGCGCACCCCCGAGGCGTACCACAAGGCCGCGCAGGGCGTGATGGCGCGCGGGTACAAGGCGCTGAAGATCGACCCCTTCGGCACCGGCCACTTCGAACTCGACCACGAGCAGAGCCTGTACGCGGTCTCGCTGATCGAGGCCGTGCGCGACGCGATCGGCCCCGACGCGGAGCTGATGCTGGAGATGCACGGCCGGTTCTCGCCGTCCACCGCCGTGCGGCTCGCCAAGGAGCTGGCCCCCTTCAAGCCCGCGTGGCTGGAGGAGCCGTGCCCGCCGGAGAACCTGAAAGCTCTCGAAAAGGTCGCGGCGAAGGTCGACATCCCGGTCGCGACCGGTGAACGCATCCACGACCGCATCGAGTTCCGCGAGCTGTTCGAGAGCCAGGCCGTGGACATCATCCAGCCGGACGTCGGCCACATCGGCGGCATCTGGGAGACCCGCAAGCTCGCGGCGACCGCCGAGACGCACTACATGCTGGTCGCCCCGCACAACGTCGGTGGCCCGGTGCTGACCGCCGCCTCGCTCCAAGTCGGCTTCACCGCCCCGAACTTCAAGATCCTGGAACACTTCAACGACTTCGCGGACGCGGAGATCAAGAAGGTCGTCAAGGGCGCCCCCGAGGTCGTCGACGGCTACTTCCAGCTGTCGGACGCGCCGGGTCTCGGCGTCGAGCTGGACGTGGACGCGGCGGCCGAATTCCCGCAGCAGCAGGCCCGGTTCGACCTGTGGGCCGAGGGCTGGGAGCAGCGCAAGCCGAAGGGCACGCAGTGA
- a CDS encoding SCO2400 family protein, translating into MDYCHTCRRHLNGALACPGCGATAETSYGYEQAPQPTAPIGDAGTTGTTAGTTGTPGVTGVTPPTGPTAADADGADDDPTHPAPGASRRDRKASAHRRRRRRAAMIAAGVLLLTGGAGLAELGMDAPGRPSGNPAAAGGESAEVDDASPAPGDPALPSDDPSSPAQSDPSASASPSPSASPSASDGTSPSPSGSTPATTPADPASTTPADTTPANPAPGTPSADPSPAAPSPQPSPSETCNRFLWWCT; encoded by the coding sequence ATGGACTACTGCCACACCTGCCGACGCCACCTGAACGGCGCACTCGCCTGTCCGGGCTGCGGGGCCACCGCCGAAACGTCGTACGGGTACGAGCAGGCTCCACAGCCGACGGCACCCATCGGGGACGCCGGTACTACGGGTACTACGGCCGGTACTACGGGTACTCCGGGCGTGACAGGCGTCACACCCCCCACCGGACCGACCGCAGCCGACGCGGACGGCGCGGACGACGACCCCACGCACCCCGCGCCCGGCGCGAGCCGTCGCGATCGCAAGGCGTCCGCGCACCGAAGACGCCGCCGCCGCGCGGCGATGATCGCGGCCGGCGTCCTCCTGCTGACCGGCGGCGCGGGCCTCGCCGAACTCGGCATGGACGCCCCCGGCCGCCCCTCGGGCAACCCGGCGGCGGCGGGCGGCGAGTCCGCCGAGGTCGACGACGCCTCCCCGGCCCCCGGCGATCCGGCGCTCCCGTCGGACGACCCCTCCTCACCTGCGCAGTCCGACCCCAGCGCGTCGGCCTCGCCCTCGCCCTCGGCGTCCCCCTCCGCCTCGGACGGCACGTCCCCCTCGCCCAGCGGGTCCACCCCCGCGACCACCCCCGCCGACCCGGCCTCCACGACCCCGGCGGACACCACCCCCGCGAACCCGGCCCCCGGCACCCCCTCCGCCGACCCGTCGCCCGCCGCGCCCTCCCCCCAGCCGTCACCCTCGGAAACCTGCAACCGGTTCCTGTGGTGGTGCACGTGA
- a CDS encoding serine hydrolase domain-containing protein, which translates to MTLEIHGTVQDGFESVREEFAAFVASERPDYEGQLCAWVDGRRAVDLWAGEQTEPDSLFGVFSSTKGAAHLVVALLVQDGTLELDRRVTYYWPEFAAEGKGQLTLRDLITHRAGVVGLDAGFSEAELADDRLIAERLADQRPFWRPGTAFGYHALVIGALTGEVVRRATGHTLQEVFEERVRAPYGLDFFLGLPDALEPRYRSVQPMMPTPRQQAELDAVPRDPHSLASIAFNGHVPDSGDLLSHASSRAVRAKGPASAGGVAAARGLAGMYAAVLFEVDGRPPLLKPDTLAEVGQIHSTGYDLVGRAHKSFGLGFQAVADTAYPFLGAGSFGHSGAGGSQAFADPRGGLAYGYTRRRMAFPGGAAPENERLVRAVHEAALAR; encoded by the coding sequence ATGACGCTGGAGATCCACGGCACCGTCCAGGACGGTTTCGAATCGGTGCGGGAGGAATTCGCCGCGTTCGTGGCGAGCGAACGGCCCGACTACGAGGGCCAGTTGTGCGCCTGGGTGGACGGCCGCAGAGCGGTCGACCTGTGGGCGGGCGAACAGACGGAGCCCGACTCGTTGTTCGGGGTGTTCTCCTCGACCAAGGGCGCGGCCCATCTCGTCGTCGCGCTCCTGGTGCAGGACGGCACGCTGGAGCTGGACCGCAGAGTCACCTACTACTGGCCGGAGTTCGCCGCCGAGGGCAAGGGCCAGCTGACCCTGCGGGACCTGATCACGCACCGGGCGGGGGTGGTCGGTCTGGACGCCGGGTTCTCGGAGGCGGAGCTGGCCGACGACCGGCTGATCGCCGAACGCCTCGCCGACCAGCGGCCGTTCTGGCGTCCGGGCACCGCGTTCGGCTACCACGCCCTGGTGATCGGGGCGTTGACGGGTGAGGTGGTGCGGCGGGCGACCGGGCACACGCTCCAGGAGGTGTTCGAGGAGCGGGTGCGGGCGCCGTACGGGCTCGACTTCTTCCTCGGGCTGCCGGACGCGCTCGAACCGCGCTACCGGTCCGTGCAGCCGATGATGCCGACTCCCCGGCAGCAGGCGGAACTCGACGCGGTGCCGCGCGACCCGCACTCGCTGGCGTCCATCGCGTTCAACGGCCATGTGCCGGACTCCGGTGACCTCCTCTCGCACGCCAGCTCCCGTGCCGTGCGCGCGAAGGGGCCCGCCTCGGCCGGTGGGGTCGCGGCCGCGCGGGGGCTCGCCGGGATGTACGCGGCGGTGCTCTTCGAGGTGGACGGGCGTCCGCCGCTGCTGAAGCCGGACACGCTCGCCGAGGTCGGGCAGATCCACTCCACCGGGTACGACCTCGTGGGCCGGGCGCACAAGTCGTTCGGCCTCGGGTTCCAGGCGGTCGCCGACACCGCGTACCCGTTCCTCGGCGCCGGTTCCTTCGGGCACAGCGGTGCCGGTGGCTCCCAGGCGTTCGCCGATCCGCGCGGCGGGCTGGCCTACGGGTACACCCGGCGCCGGATGGCGTTCCCGGGCGGGGCGGCACCGGAGAACGAACGGCTGGTGCGGGCGGTGCACGAGGCGGCGCTGGCGAGGTGA
- a CDS encoding M14 family zinc carboxypeptidase, which translates to MRTTRATPARPLLITALALTATGSLLLTPHTATAENEPLTREREFTAEAADSPASAASRALTAPAPDLASDTRGYPRRQVLAPDPVNPGDKSVKLGLTPYHAIAPKLNSLQRLGDRVSVEVTGRSAGGHRLYLVTVTAPESAARARAQERARRLIEDARVTSARQLPGYKTPVFFNANIHGNEWEGTDASLKLIERLATANDARTRDLLAHTRLYFNITANPDGRIAGTRANGGGFDLNRDFVTASQPETRVMRQIQIDKQPAVMLDLHGYVNGTLIEPTTPPHGENYEYDLFLKNTYANALGMEKAVNSLGYTPGRDGVEPAQIPFRDQDEGWDDWPPIFTPQYAAFHGTVAAHTVEIPLPVNNAAYNLPVEELRRRSGINTAVAGAALNATLDFVRARRTALIDDQIEVFRRGARGAAQTPVSSSTVPGVPGIGPEDVYTTTFPRAYVIAAGTSAAARLVDHLIANDVRVTRTTVNFGRYPRGSYLVDMRQPKRGLANALLADGRDISGKVSAMYDISGWSLGRLWGATVTPVTAGRLPAARAISGAAPVSSVPAYGNLRLRLDDAQAYAALNSLLRQGVSVRRDGADSVVVPASARRKALAVARAHDVAFTSTPFTGAAPLHRVRVAAAGTAGELFALREMGFEVTPVSTEVLNAGFDWGSVDVLFASAGLDHGRLDAGARAALDAFLAGRGMVGRGMVGAGVSAGAGVLAVTAVEGNGDANGVVRVVSSRPGYAFVYAPVWFTGLGAGVRVEERYAAGNPLVSGHWRAGADGAGGPADAAGRPSVVSGRHAVLFGTEPLFRAHPKGEFPQVAQALFTMAHASSGLVEESG; encoded by the coding sequence GTGCGCACCACGAGAGCCACCCCTGCCAGACCTTTGCTGATCACCGCCCTCGCGCTCACCGCGACGGGCTCACTCCTGCTCACCCCGCACACCGCGACGGCCGAGAACGAACCCCTCACCAGGGAACGGGAGTTCACGGCCGAGGCCGCCGACTCCCCGGCGAGCGCGGCGAGTCGCGCGCTCACCGCCCCCGCCCCGGACCTCGCGTCGGACACCCGCGGCTACCCCCGGCGCCAGGTCCTCGCCCCGGACCCGGTGAACCCCGGCGACAAGTCGGTCAAGCTGGGCCTGACCCCGTACCACGCGATCGCGCCGAAGCTGAACTCCCTGCAACGGCTGGGCGATCGGGTGAGCGTGGAGGTGACGGGCCGCTCGGCGGGCGGGCACCGGCTGTACCTCGTCACGGTCACCGCCCCGGAGAGCGCGGCGCGGGCGAGGGCGCAGGAGAGGGCGCGCCGCCTCATCGAGGACGCCCGTGTCACGTCCGCGCGCCAGCTCCCCGGCTACAAGACCCCCGTCTTCTTCAACGCCAACATCCACGGCAACGAGTGGGAGGGCACGGACGCCTCCCTGAAGCTGATCGAACGCCTCGCGACGGCGAACGACGCCCGTACGAGGGACCTCCTCGCCCACACCCGCCTGTACTTCAACATCACCGCCAACCCGGACGGCCGGATCGCCGGCACCCGCGCGAACGGCGGCGGCTTCGACCTGAACCGGGACTTCGTCACCGCCTCGCAGCCGGAGACGCGGGTGATGCGGCAGATCCAGATCGACAAGCAGCCAGCGGTGATGCTGGACCTGCACGGCTACGTCAACGGCACCCTGATCGAGCCGACGACTCCCCCGCACGGCGAGAACTACGAGTACGACCTGTTCCTGAAGAACACGTACGCGAACGCCCTCGGCATGGAGAAGGCCGTCAACTCCCTGGGCTACACGCCGGGTCGGGACGGGGTCGAGCCCGCGCAGATCCCGTTCCGCGACCAGGACGAGGGCTGGGACGACTGGCCGCCCATCTTCACCCCGCAGTACGCGGCCTTCCACGGCACGGTCGCCGCGCATACGGTCGAGATCCCGCTCCCGGTGAACAACGCGGCCTACAACCTGCCCGTCGAGGAGCTGCGCCGCCGCTCCGGCATCAACACGGCCGTCGCCGGTGCCGCGTTGAACGCCACCCTCGACTTCGTCCGCGCCCGCCGCACGGCGCTGATCGACGACCAGATCGAGGTGTTCCGCCGGGGCGCCCGGGGTGCGGCGCAGACCCCGGTCTCCTCCTCGACTGTCCCTGGTGTGCCGGGAATCGGCCCGGAGGACGTCTACACGACGACCTTCCCGCGCGCGTACGTGATCGCGGCGGGCACGAGCGCCGCCGCCCGGCTGGTCGACCACCTGATCGCCAACGACGTGCGTGTCACGCGTACGACCGTCAACTTCGGTAGGTATCCCCGGGGTTCGTACCTGGTCGACATGCGGCAGCCCAAACGGGGCCTGGCGAACGCCCTGTTGGCCGACGGGCGGGACATCAGCGGCAAGGTGTCGGCGATGTACGACATCTCGGGCTGGAGCCTGGGCCGCCTGTGGGGTGCGACGGTCACCCCGGTCACCGCCGGACGGCTGCCCGCCGCGCGGGCCATCTCCGGTGCGGCGCCGGTGAGTTCGGTGCCCGCGTACGGGAACCTGCGGCTGCGGCTCGACGACGCGCAGGCGTACGCGGCCCTCAACTCGCTGCTGCGGCAGGGCGTTTCGGTGCGGCGCGACGGAGCCGACAGTGTCGTCGTCCCGGCGTCCGCGCGCCGCAAGGCCCTGGCCGTCGCCCGCGCCCACGACGTCGCGTTCACGTCGACGCCGTTCACCGGGGCGGCTCCGCTGCACCGGGTCCGGGTCGCGGCGGCCGGTACCGCCGGGGAGTTGTTCGCGCTGCGGGAGATGGGCTTCGAGGTGACGCCGGTCTCCACGGAGGTGCTGAACGCCGGGTTCGACTGGGGTTCGGTGGACGTGCTGTTCGCGTCGGCGGGGCTCGATCACGGGCGGCTGGACGCGGGGGCGCGGGCGGCGCTGGACGCGTTCCTCGCCGGGCGCGGGATGGTCGGGCGGGGCATGGTCGGGGCCGGGGTCAGCGCCGGGGCCGGGGTGCTGGCGGTGACCGCCGTCGAGGGCAACGGGGACGCCAACGGGGTGGTCAGGGTGGTGAGTTCGCGGCCGGGGTACGCGTTCGTGTACGCGCCGGTGTGGTTCACCGGGCTCGGGGCGGGGGTGCGCGTCGAGGAGAGGTACGCCGCCGGGAACCCGCTCGTCTCCGGGCACTGGCGGGCGGGGGCCGACGGCGCGGGCGGGCCCGCCGACGCCGCCGGGCGGCCTTCGGTCGTCAGCGGGCGGCATGCCGTCCTGTTCGGCACGGAACCCCTCTTCAGGGCTCACCCCAAGGGGGAGTTCCCCCAGGTCGCACAGGCATTGTTCACCATGGCACACGCAAGCAGCGGGCTGGTTGAGGAGAGCGGATGA
- a CDS encoding NADP-dependent oxidoreductase, whose amino-acid sequence MINREWHLLSRPVGWPKTEDFALVEAEVRQPGEGQVLVRNKYLSVDPYMRGRMSDAKSYLPPFELGKAMQGGAVGEVIESNAEGIAPGDHVLHFGGWREYATFDAKQAVKVDADAAPLSTYLGVLGMTGLTAYAGLLRTASFKEGDSVFVSGAAGAVGSQVGQIAKLKGASRVIGSAGSDEKVKLLVEEYGFDAAFNYKTGKVSDLLREAAPDGVDVYFDNVGGDHLEAAIGSLNVGGRIAVCGMISVYNNTEPAPGPRNLARLIQTRGRIEGFLVGDQYDLQPAFVAEVAPWVASGALKYRETVTEGVENTLDAFLGVLRGDNIGKAVVKL is encoded by the coding sequence ATGATCAACCGTGAATGGCACCTGCTCAGCCGCCCCGTCGGCTGGCCGAAGACCGAGGACTTCGCCCTCGTCGAGGCGGAGGTCCGCCAGCCCGGTGAGGGTCAGGTCCTGGTCCGCAACAAGTACCTCTCGGTCGACCCGTACATGCGCGGGCGCATGAGCGACGCGAAGTCGTACCTCCCGCCGTTCGAACTGGGCAAGGCCATGCAGGGCGGCGCGGTCGGCGAGGTGATCGAGTCCAATGCCGAGGGGATCGCCCCCGGTGACCACGTCCTGCACTTCGGCGGCTGGCGCGAGTACGCGACGTTCGACGCGAAGCAGGCCGTCAAGGTCGACGCCGACGCGGCGCCCCTGTCCACGTACCTCGGTGTCCTCGGTATGACCGGCCTCACCGCGTACGCGGGCCTGCTGCGCACCGCCTCGTTCAAGGAGGGCGACTCGGTCTTCGTCTCCGGCGCGGCCGGCGCCGTCGGCAGCCAGGTCGGGCAGATCGCCAAGCTGAAGGGCGCCTCCCGCGTCATCGGCTCCGCCGGGTCCGACGAGAAGGTCAAGCTCCTCGTCGAGGAGTACGGCTTCGACGCCGCGTTCAACTACAAGACCGGCAAGGTCTCCGACCTGCTGCGCGAGGCCGCTCCGGACGGCGTCGACGTCTACTTCGACAACGTCGGCGGGGACCACCTCGAAGCCGCGATCGGCTCGCTCAACGTGGGCGGCCGGATCGCCGTCTGCGGGATGATCTCGGTCTACAACAACACCGAGCCCGCCCCCGGCCCCCGCAACCTCGCCCGCCTCATCCAGACGCGCGGGCGCATCGAGGGCTTCCTCGTGGGTGACCAGTACGACCTCCAGCCCGCGTTCGTCGCCGAGGTCGCCCCGTGGGTCGCCTCGGGCGCGCTGAAGTACCGCGAGACGGTCACCGAGGGCGTCGAGAACACGCTGGACGCGTTCCTCGGCGTGCTGCGCGGCGACAACATCGGCAAGGCGGTCGTCAAGCTCTGA
- a CDS encoding MarR family winged helix-turn-helix transcriptional regulator — MVTESTRRHDPLTMEVIELIGEVVSRFHEDYETAATAHSLTGAQARLLSLLALEPLPMRKIAERLKCEPSNVTGIVDRLETRGLVERRPAPADRRVKLAAVTEEGRRTARDLRDALHFAREPFAELSPVERELLRGLLRRMLGESSAQGDAPAQ, encoded by the coding sequence ATGGTCACAGAGAGCACCCGCCGCCACGACCCCCTCACCATGGAGGTCATCGAACTCATCGGCGAGGTCGTGTCCCGTTTCCACGAGGACTACGAGACGGCGGCCACGGCACACTCCCTCACGGGCGCGCAGGCCCGCCTGCTCTCCCTCCTCGCCCTCGAACCGCTTCCCATGCGCAAGATCGCCGAACGCCTCAAGTGCGAGCCGTCCAACGTCACGGGCATCGTCGACCGGCTCGAGACCCGGGGCCTCGTCGAACGCCGACCCGCGCCCGCGGACCGCCGCGTCAAACTCGCCGCCGTCACCGAGGAGGGGCGCCGTACCGCCCGCGACCTCCGTGACGCGCTCCACTTCGCGCGCGAACCCTTCGCCGAGCTGAGCCCGGTCGAACGGGAACTCCTGCGCGGGCTGCTCCGCAGGATGCTGGGCGAGTCGTCGGCTCAGGGCGACGCCCCCGCGCAGTAG
- a CDS encoding EI24 domain-containing protein, translating to MRDLGVGFGFLVQGQRWVARHGKQYGFGLIPGLITLVLYVAALGSLILWGGDLVAWATPFADDWSSPWQGIFRGFLTVVLFALALLLAVLTFTAVTLLIGQPFYESLSESVDRDVSVDGTAPESGLPLWRDLWVSARDSVRVLARAGLWSLLLFGLGFVPVVGQTVIPVLGLFVTGFFLTEELTSVALQRRGIELRARLTLLRTRKTLVWGFGTPLALAFLLPVVAVFLMPGAVAGATLMTRHLLEEENEQDDDETETADDETRANTV from the coding sequence ATGCGCGATCTTGGGGTGGGTTTCGGGTTTCTGGTGCAGGGGCAGCGATGGGTCGCCCGGCACGGGAAGCAGTACGGGTTCGGGCTGATCCCGGGCCTGATCACGCTGGTGCTGTACGTGGCGGCGCTGGGCTCGCTGATCCTGTGGGGCGGCGACCTCGTCGCCTGGGCCACGCCCTTCGCGGACGACTGGTCCAGCCCGTGGCAGGGGATCTTCCGGGGCTTCCTCACCGTCGTCCTGTTCGCGCTCGCGCTCCTGCTCGCCGTCCTGACCTTCACCGCCGTCACGCTGCTGATCGGGCAGCCGTTCTACGAGAGCCTGTCGGAGAGCGTCGACAGGGACGTCTCGGTGGACGGCACCGCGCCCGAGTCGGGGCTGCCGCTCTGGCGGGACCTGTGGGTGTCCGCGCGGGACAGCGTCCGGGTGCTCGCGCGGGCCGGGCTGTGGAGCCTCCTGTTGTTCGGCCTCGGCTTCGTACCGGTCGTCGGCCAGACCGTCATCCCCGTCCTCGGCCTCTTCGTCACCGGCTTCTTCCTCACCGAAGAACTCACCTCCGTCGCCCTCCAACGCCGAGGCATCGAACTCCGCGCCCGCCTCACCCTCCTCCGCACCCGCAAAACCCTCGTCTGGGGCTTCGGCACCCCCCTCGCCCTCGCCTTCCTCCTCCCCGTCGTCGCCGTCTTCCTCATGCCCGGCGCCGTAGCAGGCGCCACCCTCATGACCCGCCACCTCCTCGAAGAGGAGAACGAGCAGGACGACGACGAGACCGAGACCGCCGACGACGAGACCCGGGCAAACACGGTCTGA
- a CDS encoding pyroglutamyl peptidase, with protein MLRVRLGVLGLALLTGLASPATASAAPAAAPTVEEQRLDRAVPQEILARSGFASVAPEFARALAGARSYADARAVVARDGAALWRRAVDHAQGRGPVGGDLSRGDDRPLYWARLGMTREVRGWEPEFGLSSGQRAALIGELERTSRGQADIGYPAREGGVKRVLVTGFDPFTLDADIRISNPSGASALALDGTVVRTARGLARIETAVFPVRWADFTDGVVERALRPHLPSLDLLTTVSQGRVGRFDIERTNGAWRGGFWDNDNIGRTETIPVTDPASQPQWTTTTLPYAAIVAAPTGPFPVYDNTTVTEIPAGGTFPVERPDGPTPGSTAREGGGGDYLSNEIAYRATLLRDRLGLSTSLPAGHVHTPVLEFGPDNPDQVTDPQFVSNREAIVGQVREIVRVAVGS; from the coding sequence ATGCTCCGTGTCCGTCTCGGCGTCCTCGGTCTGGCACTGCTGACCGGCCTCGCCTCCCCCGCCACCGCGAGCGCGGCTCCCGCGGCCGCGCCGACCGTCGAGGAGCAGCGGCTCGACCGCGCCGTCCCGCAGGAGATCCTGGCGCGGTCCGGATTCGCCTCCGTGGCACCGGAGTTCGCGCGGGCGCTGGCGGGTGCGCGGTCGTACGCGGACGCCCGTGCCGTCGTCGCGCGGGACGGGGCCGCGTTGTGGCGGCGGGCGGTGGACCATGCGCAGGGGCGGGGGCCCGTGGGTGGGGATCTGAGCCGGGGGGACGATCGGCCGCTGTACTGGGCGCGGCTCGGGATGACGCGGGAAGTGCGGGGCTGGGAGCCGGAGTTCGGGCTCAGTTCCGGGCAACGGGCGGCGTTGATCGGTGAGTTGGAGCGGACGTCGCGGGGGCAGGCGGACATCGGGTATCCGGCTCGTGAGGGCGGGGTCAAGCGGGTCCTCGTCACCGGGTTCGATCCCTTCACCCTCGACGCCGACATCCGGATCTCCAACCCCTCCGGCGCGTCCGCCCTCGCGCTCGACGGGACCGTCGTGCGTACCGCGCGGGGGCTCGCGCGGATCGAGACGGCCGTGTTCCCGGTGCGCTGGGCGGACTTCACCGACGGGGTCGTCGAGCGGGCCCTGCGGCCCCATCTGCCCTCCCTCGACCTCCTCACGACCGTCAGCCAGGGGCGGGTGGGGCGGTTCGACATCGAGCGCACCAACGGGGCCTGGCGCGGGGGGTTCTGGGACAACGACAACATCGGGCGCACGGAGACGATCCCGGTCACCGATCCCGCGTCCCAGCCGCAGTGGACGACCACGACCCTTCCCTACGCCGCGATCGTCGCCGCCCCCACGGGGCCGTTCCCCGTCTACGACAACACGACCGTCACGGAGATCCCGGCGGGCGGTACCTTCCCCGTCGAACGGCCCGACGGCCCCACCCCCGGCTCAACCGCCCGCGAGGGAGGCGGCGGCGACTACCTCTCCAACGAGATCGCCTACCGAGCGACCCTCCTCCGCGACCGCCTGGGCCTCAGCACCTCCCTCCCTGCCGGGCACGTCCACACCCCCGTCCTGGAGTTCGGCCCCGACAACCCGGACCAGGTCACCGACCCACAGTTCGTGAGCAACCGCGAGGCGATCGTGGGGCAGGTACGGGAGATCGTGCGGGTGGCAGTGGGGAGCTGA